Proteins from a genomic interval of Xiphophorus maculatus strain JP 163 A chromosome 7, X_maculatus-5.0-male, whole genome shotgun sequence:
- the LOC102224364 gene encoding dehydrogenase/reductase SDR family member 13-like yields the protein MFYILLVPGLVVLAYVFRQVVVIGRSCKSNTKLHGKTVIVTGSNTGIGKTTAIELAKRGARVILACRSKQRGEAALQDVKRESGSNQVVFMQLDLASLKSVRSFAENFLKTEPRLDILINNAGLYMMGRTEDGFGMMFGVNHLGHFLLTNLLLDRLKECGPSRVVNVSSTAHNWGRVDFDCLNTHRTLRKGTSMLDSFGIYGDSKLCNVLFTHELAKRLKGTKVTCYSLHPGGIKTELQRNADATVQMILSNLGKFFFKTPLQGSQTTLHCALQEGIEHLSGRYFSNCTARSVYAKARDDAASKKLWEISERFCGI from the exons ATGTTCTACATTCTGCTGGTGCCGGGACTCGTCGTCCTCGCTTACGTTTTCCGTCAGGTTGTGGTAATAGGAAGGAGCTGCAAGAGCAACACAAAGCTGCATGGGAAAACTGTGATAGTTACCG GCAGCAACACTGGCATAGGGAAGACCACGGCCATAGAGCTGGCCAAGAGAGGAGCCAGAGTGATCCTGGCCTGTCGCAGCAAGCAGAGAGGAGAAGCTGCTCTGCAGGACGTCAAGAGG GAGAGCGGCAGCAACCAGGTGGTGTTCATGCAGCTGGACCTGGCTAGTCTTAAGTCGGTCCGCAGCTTTGCAGAGAACTTCCTGAAGACAGAACCCAGACTGGACATCCTGATCAACAATGCAG GCCTCTACATGATGGGCCGAACGGAGGACGGGTTCGGGATGATGTTTGGCGTCAACCATctcggtcacttcctgttaacCAACTTGTTGCTGGACCGGCTGAAGGAGTGCGGACCGAGCAGGGTGGTGAATGTGTCGTCTACGGCGCACAACTGGGGAAGAGTCGACTTTGACTGTCTGAACACGCACAGAACTCTGCGGAAAGGGACGTCTATGTTGGACAGCTTCGGAATATACGGCGACAGTAAGCTGTGCAACGTTCTCTTCACCCACGAGCTCGCCAAGAGACTGAAGGGAACCAAGGTCACTTGCTACTCCCTCCATCCAG GGGGCATCAAGACTGAGCTGCAAAGGAACGCAGATGCGACCGTTCAGATGATTCTATCGAACCTTGGAAAGTTTTTCTTCAAGACCCCGCTCCAGGGAAGCCAAACCACTCTGCACTGCGCCCTGCAGGAGGGCATCGAACACCTCAGTGGGCGCTATTTCTCCAACTGCACCGCAAGAAGCGTCTACGCCAAGGCCAGGGACGATGCCGCCTCAAAGAAGCTGTGGGAAATTAGCGAGCGGTTCTGTGGCATCTAA
- the LOC102224784 gene encoding dehydrogenase/reductase SDR family member 13-like produces the protein MFYILLVPGLVVLAYVFRQVVVIGRSCKSNTKLHGKTVIVTGSNTGIGKTTAIELAKRGARVILACRSKQRGEAALQDVKRESGSNQVVFMQLDLASLKSVRSFAENFLKTEPRLDILVNNAGVLLIGRTEDGFGLMFGVNHLGHFLLTNLLLDRLKECGPSRVVNVSSAAHNWGRVDFDCLNTHRDLRVGTTGLDCFGIYGDSKLCNALFTHELAKRLKGTKVTCYSLHPGSILTELQRNQSTTVQLILKNIERFFFKTPLQGSQTTLHCALQEGIEHLSGGYFSNCTAKNVYAKARDDAASKKLWEISERFCGI, from the exons ATGTTCTACATTCTGCTGGTGCCGGGACTCGTCGTCCTCGCTTACGTTTTCCGTCAGGTTGTGGTAATAGGAAGGAGCTGCAAGAGCAACACAAAGCTGCATGGGAAAACTGTGATAGTTACCG GCAGCAACACTGGCATAGGGAAGACCACGGCCATAGAGCTGGCCAAGAGAGGAGCCAGAGTGATCCTGGCCTGTCGCAGCAAGCAGAGAGGAGAAGCTGCTCTGCAGGACGTCAAGAGG GAGAGCGGCAGCAACCAGGTGGTGTTCATGCAGCTGGACCTGGCTAGTCTTAAGTCGGTCCGCAGCTTTGCAGAGAACTTCCTGAAGACAGAACCCAGACTGGACATCCTGGTCAACAATGCAG GTGTCCTCCTGATAGGTCGAACAGAGGACGGATTTGGTTTGATGTTTGGCGTCAACCATctcggtcacttcctgttaacCAACTTGTTGCTGGATCGGCTGAAGGAGTGCGGACCAAGCAGGGTGGTGAATGTGTCGTCTGCGGCACACAACTGGGGAAGAGTCGACTTTGACTGTCTGAACACGCACAGAGATCTGAGAGTAGGAACAACAGGGTTAGACTGCTTTGGGATTTATGGCGACAGTAAGCTGTGCAACGCTCTCTTCACCCACGAGCTCGCCAAGAGACTGAAGGGAACCAAGGTCACTTGCTACTCCCTCCATCCAG GAAGCATCTTGACTGAACTGCAAAGGAACCAGAGCACAACTGTTCAACTGATACTAAAGAACATTGAAAGGTTTTTCTTCAAGACCCCGCTCCAGGGAAGCCAAACCACTCTGCACTGCGCCCTGCAGGAGGGCATCGAACACCTCAGTGGGGGCTATTTCTCCAACTGCACCGCAAAAAACGTCTACGCCAAGGCCAGGGACGATGCCGCCTCAAAGAAGCTGTGGGAGATCAGTGAGAGGTTCTGTGGCATCTAA